The Planctomycetota bacterium genome has a segment encoding these proteins:
- a CDS encoding cytochrome c3 family protein, whose protein sequence is MTHRPPHLLTLLGAIAAAAALGAFACTPESRHRVLTFFFDGVPPLHPEPEPGAAAGAAAKATTAQGVAQAAEPPRVTWPEHKPTLDKKLCGTCHDRNASFAIVKPLTELCVSCHEPTLREFPRMHGPVAFGDCAVCHVAHASRYKHLLREEAPGLCFRCHDRTPEGAKPHPCPRPSDQAACLTCHDAHGGTDVHFLLDRQGKGPRGGAPPEPPKREGS, encoded by the coding sequence ATGACGCACCGCCCCCCCCATCTCCTCACGCTTCTCGGGGCCATCGCCGCTGCCGCCGCGCTGGGGGCCTTCGCGTGCACCCCGGAGTCGCGGCACCGGGTCCTCACGTTCTTCTTCGACGGCGTGCCGCCTCTTCACCCCGAGCCCGAGCCGGGCGCCGCCGCGGGCGCCGCGGCCAAGGCCACCACCGCCCAGGGCGTGGCGCAGGCCGCCGAACCGCCGCGCGTCACCTGGCCCGAGCACAAGCCCACCCTCGACAAGAAGCTGTGCGGCACGTGCCACGACCGAAACGCCTCCTTCGCCATCGTGAAGCCGCTCACCGAGCTCTGCGTGTCGTGCCACGAGCCCACCCTGCGCGAGTTCCCCCGCATGCACGGCCCCGTGGCGTTCGGCGACTGCGCCGTGTGCCACGTGGCCCACGCCTCGCGCTACAAGCACCTCCTGCGCGAAGAGGCCCCGGGCCTCTGCTTCCGGTGCCACGACCGCACCCCCGAAGGCGCCAAGCCGCACCCCTGCCCCAGGCCCTCCGACCAGGCCGCCTGCCTCACTTGTCACGACGCCCACGGCGGCACCGACGTGCACTTCCTCCTCGACCGCCAGGGCAAGGGCCCGCGCGGCGGCGCCCCTCCTGAGCCTCCCAAGCGGGAGGGCAGCTAG